A stretch of Pseudomonas sp. LS.1a DNA encodes these proteins:
- the nuoN gene encoding NADH-quinone oxidoreductase subunit NuoN, whose protein sequence is MEFTTQHFIALAPMLITTITTVVVMLAIAWKRNHSQTFLLSTVGLNLALLSILPALKVAPLAVTPLITIDKFACLYMAIILVATLACVTLAHAYLGEGSKGFPGNREELYLLLLMSALGGLVLVSANHLAGLFIGLELLSVPVYGLVAYAFFNKRSLEAGIKYMVLSAAGSAFLLFGMALLYADAGSLSFDQIGKALAATSMPSLVAQLGLGMMLVGLAFKLSLVPFHLWTPDVYEGAPAPVAAFLATASKVAVFAVVVRLFMLSPAASSGVLSTVLAVIAVASILIGNLLALTQSNLKRLLGYSSIAHFGYLVIALVASKGLALEAMGVYLVTYVITSLGAFGVITLMSSPYGGRDADALYEYRGLFWRRPYLTAVLTVMMLSLAGIPLTAGFIGKFYIIATGVESHLWWLVGALVIGSAIGVYYYLRVMVTLYLVEPNLRRHDAPLKWEQRTGGVMLLAIAILAFVLGVYPQPLLEMVQQAGLQLIG, encoded by the coding sequence ATGGAATTCACCACTCAACACTTCATCGCATTGGCGCCGATGCTGATCACCACCATCACCACGGTGGTGGTGATGCTGGCGATCGCCTGGAAGCGCAACCACTCGCAGACCTTCCTGCTGTCCACCGTGGGCCTCAACCTGGCCCTGCTGTCGATCCTGCCGGCGCTGAAGGTTGCGCCGCTGGCGGTCACCCCGCTGATCACCATCGACAAGTTCGCCTGCCTGTACATGGCCATCATCCTGGTGGCGACGCTGGCCTGCGTCACCCTCGCCCACGCCTACCTCGGCGAAGGCTCCAAGGGCTTCCCGGGCAACCGTGAAGAACTGTACCTGCTGCTGTTGATGTCGGCCCTCGGTGGCCTGGTGCTGGTCAGCGCCAACCACCTGGCCGGCCTGTTCATCGGCCTGGAGCTGCTGTCGGTACCGGTCTACGGCCTGGTAGCGTATGCCTTCTTCAACAAGCGCTCGCTGGAAGCCGGCATCAAGTACATGGTGCTGTCGGCCGCAGGCTCGGCCTTCCTGTTGTTCGGCATGGCCCTGCTGTACGCCGACGCTGGCAGCCTGAGCTTCGACCAGATCGGCAAGGCCCTGGCCGCCACCAGCATGCCAAGCCTGGTGGCCCAGCTGGGCCTGGGCATGATGCTGGTCGGCCTGGCCTTCAAGCTGTCGCTGGTACCGTTCCACCTGTGGACCCCGGACGTGTATGAAGGCGCCCCGGCACCGGTCGCCGCCTTCCTGGCCACTGCCAGCAAGGTCGCGGTGTTCGCCGTGGTCGTGCGCCTGTTCATGCTCTCCCCTGCTGCCAGCAGCGGCGTGCTGAGCACCGTACTGGCGGTGATTGCCGTGGCCTCGATCCTGATCGGTAACCTGCTGGCACTGACCCAGAGCAACCTCAAGCGCCTGCTCGGTTACTCGTCCATCGCCCACTTCGGCTACCTGGTCATCGCCCTGGTCGCCAGCAAGGGCCTGGCCCTGGAAGCCATGGGCGTGTACCTGGTCACCTACGTGATCACCAGCCTGGGCGCCTTCGGCGTCATCACCCTGATGTCCTCGCCTTACGGCGGCCGTGACGCCGATGCGCTGTACGAGTACCGCGGCCTGTTCTGGCGCCGTCCGTACCTGACTGCGGTACTGACCGTGATGATGCTGTCGCTGGCGGGTATCCCGCTGACCGCCGGCTTCATCGGCAAGTTCTACATCATTGCCACTGGCGTGGAGTCGCACCTGTGGTGGCTGGTCGGTGCCCTGGTGATCGGTAGCGCCATCGGCGTTTACTACTACCTGCGCGTCATGGTCACCCTGTACCTGGTCGAGCCGAACCTGCGTCGCCACGACGCCCCGCTGAAGTGGGAGCAGCGCACCGGCGGTGTCATGCTGCTGGCTATCGCCATTCTCGCCTTCGTGCTGGGTGTGTACCCGCAACCGCTGCTGGAAATGGTCCAGCAAGCGGGCCTGCAACTGATCGGCTGA
- a CDS encoding ogr/Delta-like zinc finger family protein — protein MSTYKLVCPHCHSRMRIRTSEGRHIFLRIAYLQCTTEACGWSVRAEFEMTHELSPSGMPNPEVYLPSANGDLRKAALPGAGQDKPGE, from the coding sequence GTGAGTACATACAAGCTGGTTTGCCCGCATTGCCACAGCCGGATGCGTATACGCACCAGTGAAGGGCGTCATATTTTCCTGCGGATCGCTTATTTGCAATGCACCACCGAAGCGTGTGGCTGGTCAGTGCGCGCCGAATTTGAAATGACCCATGAACTCTCGCCCAGCGGCATGCCCAACCCGGAAGTGTACCTGCCTTCGGCCAATGGTGATTTGCGCAAGGCAGCGTTGCCGGGTGCCGGCCAGGACAAGCCCGGTGAATGA
- a CDS encoding helix-turn-helix domain-containing protein: MSTNVLASVLARLKLLTATESDAELSRALSISPQTLSSWKVRDSIPYSLCIDVARQYACSLDWLLLGEPERPRTYQDEEGWECDMLARLRTLSLADRQAVLLLVQDKQRIQQLERQLSALTSRLPNATSG, from the coding sequence ATGAGTACCAATGTACTTGCTTCGGTTTTGGCCAGACTGAAGCTTCTGACCGCTACGGAATCTGATGCCGAGCTGTCCAGAGCACTGTCGATCAGCCCGCAAACGTTGAGCAGCTGGAAGGTGCGCGACAGCATTCCGTATTCGCTTTGCATAGATGTCGCCAGGCAATATGCATGCTCACTGGACTGGCTTCTGCTGGGCGAACCCGAGCGACCTCGCACATACCAGGACGAAGAAGGCTGGGAATGCGACATGCTCGCGCGCCTGCGCACCTTGTCGCTTGCCGATCGCCAAGCCGTTCTCCTGCTGGTTCAGGACAAACAACGCATCCAGCAGCTGGAACGGCAATTGAGCGCACTGACCAGTCGCTTGCCCAACGCCACCAGCGGCTAG
- a CDS encoding head completion/stabilization protein, with translation MDNDPRLPRFADCHDPFWPRLDLGRLRERLNLRRPVSEAALEVAARCAAIDAAREFARWRAVLRERGYKRLEDVAGHDQGRALRVCYIRFVEAAVLYNLGSTAYLPIARRRAAHG, from the coding sequence ATGGACAACGATCCTCGGTTACCGCGCTTTGCCGATTGCCATGATCCGTTCTGGCCACGGCTGGACCTGGGCAGGCTGCGTGAGCGGCTGAACCTGCGGCGGCCTGTCAGTGAGGCCGCGCTGGAAGTGGCCGCACGCTGCGCCGCCATCGATGCAGCCCGCGAATTCGCGCGCTGGCGCGCGGTGTTGCGAGAACGGGGCTACAAGCGCCTCGAGGATGTGGCCGGGCATGACCAGGGGCGTGCATTGCGGGTGTGCTACATCCGCTTTGTCGAAGCCGCTGTCCTGTATAACCTCGGCTCGACCGCCTACCTGCCCATTGCGCGCCGGAGGGCTGCCCATGGCTGA
- a CDS encoding response regulator transcription factor, protein MTDNARHSQQPLADAPVRLTPRERQVLLWCAYGKSSWEIGQILACKESTVNFHVSNILRKFDVPTRVAAVIKAIRYGMLAEQ, encoded by the coding sequence ATGACTGACAACGCACGACACTCGCAGCAACCCCTGGCGGACGCCCCGGTTCGCCTGACGCCACGTGAACGGCAAGTGCTGTTGTGGTGTGCCTACGGCAAGAGCTCGTGGGAGATTGGCCAGATCCTGGCATGCAAGGAATCGACGGTGAATTTCCATGTGTCGAACATCCTGCGCAAGTTCGATGTGCCCACCCGGGTGGCAGCGGTGATCAAGGCCATTCGCTACGGCATGCTAGCCGAGCAGTGA
- a CDS encoding TonB-dependent receptor family protein, protein MRCVLPLPPCLGLLAAFAATQPALAAPAVELGQVLITDEEQNDLSAASERLREVPGASNLVDMQRVGQGRVASNQDVLAYQPGVFAQSAGNDGIKLSIRGSGINRAPGAHGSGVYTMFDGLPLTGPGGTPYELFEPLWLSRAEVLRGANGFDQGALALGGAINYVTHTGYDAAPLQVRYEVGSRGYQHRHISSGQVLGNLDYYVALTDSEYDGYQAHSSGSAKGVAANVGYRFNPNLETRFYLRYRETENQLAGRLTKEQIKHHPRAANPAYLARDDSRPQPGSTWAGNKTTFYLDDDARLEAGLVYHDYPMDLREGPMRLKVAYTDVSGTLNYFRRDTLFGHESKTTIGWRTTKHLPNSGASQFTRNGDVFGERTRDFTYQGSDTVLHVGNDLELVPDLWLTTGLAMIYTRRESDVTYPAEGGKVSMHDWDYAPRLGLRYDISPDLQVYGNLSRSVEPPHPWSLIWSSPTPNQPIEMQNQTATTLELGTRGESALGHWNLAWYYSQVRHELLAVEIVQGAPAKEFNASATVHQGVEAGLDSTLWERTGTGKLSLRQAYTFSDFHYRDDDTFGDNRLPGIPMHYYQAELRYDWPNGFYAGVNTQMASKVQVDYANSYHADEYALLGARLGWDSPKQDWQTWLDLRNLTNKRYAATVTPGYNDAGKDNARSTPGEGFAVYAGVSYSFR, encoded by the coding sequence ATGCGTTGCGTTTTGCCCCTACCACCCTGCCTCGGCCTGCTGGCTGCTTTTGCGGCCACCCAGCCCGCCCTGGCGGCACCTGCGGTCGAGTTGGGCCAGGTGCTGATCACCGATGAGGAGCAGAACGACCTGAGCGCAGCCAGCGAACGCCTGCGCGAAGTGCCGGGTGCCAGCAACCTGGTGGACATGCAGCGCGTGGGGCAAGGCCGGGTGGCCAGCAACCAGGACGTACTGGCCTACCAGCCCGGGGTGTTCGCCCAGTCGGCGGGCAACGATGGCATCAAGCTGTCGATCCGCGGTTCGGGCATCAACCGCGCACCGGGGGCCCATGGTTCCGGGGTGTACACGATGTTCGACGGCCTGCCCCTGACCGGCCCGGGCGGTACGCCCTACGAACTGTTCGAGCCGCTGTGGCTGAGCCGTGCCGAAGTGCTGCGCGGCGCCAATGGCTTCGACCAGGGCGCCCTCGCCCTCGGTGGTGCGATCAACTACGTCACCCACACAGGCTACGACGCCGCCCCGCTGCAGGTGCGCTACGAAGTCGGCAGCCGCGGCTACCAGCACCGGCACATCAGCTCGGGGCAGGTGCTGGGCAACCTTGACTACTACGTGGCCCTGACCGATTCGGAATATGACGGCTACCAGGCGCACAGCAGCGGCAGTGCCAAGGGCGTTGCCGCCAATGTCGGCTACCGCTTCAACCCGAACCTGGAAACCCGCTTCTACCTGCGCTACCGGGAAACCGAGAACCAGCTGGCCGGGCGCCTGACCAAGGAGCAGATCAAGCACCACCCACGCGCGGCCAACCCGGCCTACCTGGCCCGCGACGACAGCCGGCCGCAACCGGGCAGTACCTGGGCAGGCAACAAGACCACCTTCTACCTCGACGACGATGCGCGCCTGGAAGCCGGCCTGGTCTACCACGACTACCCGATGGACCTGCGCGAAGGCCCGATGCGCCTGAAGGTGGCCTACACCGATGTCAGCGGCACCTTGAACTACTTCCGTCGCGACACCTTGTTCGGCCACGAGAGCAAGACCACCATCGGCTGGCGCACCACCAAGCACCTGCCCAACAGCGGTGCATCGCAGTTCACCCGCAATGGCGACGTGTTCGGTGAGCGCACCCGTGACTTCACCTACCAGGGCTCGGACACGGTGCTGCATGTGGGCAATGACCTGGAACTGGTACCCGACCTGTGGCTGACCACAGGCCTGGCGATGATCTACACCCGCCGTGAAAGTGATGTCACTTACCCTGCCGAGGGCGGCAAGGTGAGCATGCATGACTGGGACTACGCGCCACGCCTTGGGCTGCGCTATGACATCAGCCCGGACCTGCAGGTGTACGGCAACCTGAGTCGCTCGGTCGAACCTCCACATCCGTGGTCCCTGATCTGGAGTTCGCCAACACCCAACCAACCGATCGAAATGCAAAACCAGACGGCCACCACACTGGAATTGGGCACACGCGGCGAATCGGCATTGGGGCATTGGAACCTGGCGTGGTACTACTCGCAGGTTCGCCATGAATTGCTGGCGGTGGAAATCGTGCAAGGCGCTCCGGCCAAGGAATTCAACGCCAGCGCCACCGTGCACCAGGGTGTGGAAGCCGGCCTCGACAGCACCCTGTGGGAGCGCACCGGCACTGGCAAGCTGAGCCTGCGTCAGGCTTATACCTTCAGTGACTTCCACTATCGCGACGACGACACGTTTGGCGACAATCGCCTGCCCGGTATCCCCATGCACTACTATCAGGCCGAGTTGCGCTACGACTGGCCAAACGGGTTCTACGCGGGGGTGAATACGCAGATGGCGTCGAAGGTGCAGGTTGACTACGCCAACAGTTACCATGCCGATGAATATGCCTTGCTCGGCGCCCGCCTGGGCTGGGATTCACCGAAGCAGGACTGGCAGACCTGGCTGGACCTGCGCAACCTGACCAACAAGCGTTATGCGGCAACGGTGACACCTGGCTACAACGATGCCGGCAAAGACAACGCCCGCTCGACGCCGGGCGAAGGCTTTGCCGTGTATGCCGGGGTTTCCTACAGCTTCCGCTAG
- a CDS encoding NADPH-dependent FMN reductase, translated as MSQVYSVAVVVGSLRKDSYNRKVARALSELAPSSLALKIVEIGDLPLYNEDVEAEAPDAWKRFREEIRRSDAVLFVTPEYNRSVPGGLKNAIDVGSRPYGQSAWSGKPAAVVSVSPGAIGGFGANHAVRQSLVFLDMPCMQMPEAYIGGAASLFEDSGKLNDKARPFLQAFIDKFASWVKLNRAV; from the coding sequence ATGAGCCAGGTGTATTCGGTAGCGGTGGTCGTCGGTAGCTTGCGCAAGGACTCCTACAACCGCAAGGTCGCCCGCGCACTATCGGAGCTGGCGCCGTCCAGCCTTGCCCTGAAAATCGTCGAGATAGGCGATTTGCCGTTGTACAACGAGGATGTCGAGGCCGAAGCGCCGGACGCGTGGAAGCGTTTTCGCGAAGAGATCCGCCGCAGTGATGCGGTGCTGTTCGTCACCCCGGAGTACAATCGCTCGGTGCCTGGCGGCCTGAAGAATGCCATTGATGTGGGCTCGCGGCCTTACGGGCAAAGCGCCTGGAGTGGCAAGCCGGCGGCGGTGGTCAGTGTGTCGCCGGGGGCCATTGGTGGCTTTGGCGCCAACCATGCCGTGCGCCAGTCGCTGGTGTTTCTGGACATGCCGTGCATGCAGATGCCAGAGGCCTACATTGGCGGCGCGGCGAGCCTGTTCGAGGATTCGGGCAAGCTCAACGACAAGGCCCGGCCGTTCTTGCAGGCGTTCATTGACAAGTTCGCTTCCTGGGTGAAGTTGAACAGGGCGGTTTGA
- a CDS encoding Orn/Lys/Arg decarboxylase N-terminal domain-containing protein: protein MYKDLKFPILIVHRAIKADSVAGERVRGIAEELRQDGFAILAAADHAEACLVAATHHGLACMLIAAEGVGENTHLLQNMAELIRLARLRAPNLPIFALGEQVTLENAPAEAMSELNQLRGILYLFEDTVPFLARQVARAAHAYLDGLLPPFFKALVQHTAQSNYSWHTPGHGGGVAYRKSPVGQAFHQFFGENTLRSDLSVSVPELGSLLDHTGPLAEAEARAARNFGADHTFFVINGTSTANKIVWHAMVGRDDLVLVDRNCHKSVVHAIIMTGAIPLYLCPERNELGIIGPIPLSEFSPEAIQAKIQANPLARDRGQRIKLAVVTNSTYDGLCYHAGLIKQTLGASVEVLHFDEAWFAYAAFHEFFTGRYAMGTVCAADSPLVFSTHSTHKLLAAFSQASMIHVQDGARRQLDRDRFNEAFMMHISTSPQYSILASLDAASAMMEGPAGRSLLQEMFDEALSFRRALANLREHIAADDWWFSIWQPPNAEGIDRLAAQDWLLQPGAEWHGFGEVADDYVLLDPLKVTLVMPGLSAGGALGEHGIPAAVVSKFLWERGLVVEKTGLYSFLVLFSMGITKGKWSTLLTELLEFKRHYDGNTALSNCLPSVVAADASRYQGMGLRDLCDQLHGCYRANATAKQLKRLFTRLPEVAVSPARAYDQMVRGEVEAVPIEALSGRVAAVMLVPYPPGIPLIMPGERFTEATRSILDYLAFARAFNQGFPGFVADVHGLQNESGRYTVDCIKECE, encoded by the coding sequence ATGTACAAGGACCTCAAGTTCCCCATCCTCATCGTCCATCGGGCCATCAAGGCCGACAGCGTCGCTGGCGAGCGCGTGCGGGGCATCGCCGAGGAACTGCGCCAGGACGGCTTTGCCATCCTCGCCGCCGCCGACCATGCCGAGGCCTGCCTGGTCGCCGCCACCCACCATGGCCTGGCCTGCATGCTGATTGCCGCCGAGGGCGTCGGCGAGAATACCCACCTGCTGCAGAACATGGCCGAGCTGATCCGCCTGGCTCGCCTGCGCGCCCCCAACCTGCCGATTTTCGCCTTGGGCGAACAGGTGACCCTGGAAAACGCCCCCGCCGAAGCCATGAGCGAGCTCAACCAGCTGCGCGGCATTCTCTACCTGTTCGAAGACACCGTGCCGTTTCTCGCCCGCCAGGTGGCGCGTGCCGCACACGCTTACCTCGACGGCCTGCTGCCACCGTTCTTCAAGGCCCTGGTGCAGCACACCGCGCAGTCCAACTATTCCTGGCACACTCCGGGCCACGGCGGTGGTGTGGCCTACCGCAAAAGCCCGGTGGGCCAGGCCTTTCACCAGTTCTTCGGGGAAAACACCCTGCGCTCGGACCTGTCCGTTTCCGTGCCGGAACTGGGCTCGCTGCTCGATCACACCGGCCCCTTGGCCGAAGCCGAGGCCAGGGCCGCGCGCAACTTCGGTGCCGACCACACCTTCTTCGTCATCAATGGCACCTCCACGGCCAACAAGATCGTCTGGCACGCCATGGTCGGCCGCGACGACCTGGTGCTGGTGGACCGCAACTGCCACAAATCGGTGGTGCACGCGATCATCATGACCGGTGCCATTCCGCTTTACCTGTGCCCCGAGCGCAACGAGCTGGGCATCATCGGCCCTATCCCGCTCAGCGAGTTCAGCCCCGAGGCGATCCAGGCGAAGATCCAGGCCAACCCCCTTGCCCGTGATCGCGGGCAGCGTATCAAGCTGGCGGTGGTGACCAACTCCACCTACGACGGCCTGTGCTACCACGCCGGGCTGATCAAGCAGACCCTGGGCGCGAGTGTCGAGGTGCTGCACTTCGACGAGGCCTGGTTCGCCTATGCGGCGTTCCACGAGTTCTTCACCGGGCGCTATGCCATGGGCACGGTCTGTGCGGCAGACAGCCCGCTGGTGTTCAGCACTCACTCCACCCACAAGCTACTGGCTGCGTTCAGCCAGGCCTCGATGATTCATGTACAGGACGGGGCCAGGCGCCAGCTGGACCGTGACCGCTTCAACGAAGCGTTCATGATGCACATCTCGACATCGCCGCAGTACAGCATCCTCGCCTCGCTGGACGCGGCCTCGGCCATGATGGAAGGGCCGGCCGGGCGTTCGCTGCTGCAAGAAATGTTCGACGAGGCGCTGAGCTTTCGCCGTGCCTTGGCCAACCTGCGCGAGCACATAGCCGCCGACGACTGGTGGTTCAGCATCTGGCAGCCGCCGAACGCCGAGGGCATCGACCGCCTGGCCGCGCAGGACTGGCTGCTGCAGCCGGGGGCGGAGTGGCATGGCTTTGGCGAGGTGGCAGACGACTATGTGTTGCTCGACCCGCTGAAGGTGACCTTGGTAATGCCGGGCCTGAGCGCGGGCGGTGCGCTGGGCGAGCATGGCATCCCGGCGGCGGTGGTCAGCAAGTTCCTCTGGGAGCGGGGGCTGGTGGTGGAGAAAACCGGCCTGTACAGCTTCCTGGTGCTGTTCTCCATGGGTATCACCAAGGGCAAGTGGAGTACCTTGCTTACCGAGTTGCTGGAGTTCAAGCGCCACTATGACGGCAATACTGCCCTGAGCAACTGCCTGCCGAGCGTGGTGGCTGCCGATGCCTCACGCTACCAGGGCATGGGCCTGCGCGACCTGTGCGACCAGTTGCATGGCTGCTACCGCGCCAATGCCACGGCCAAGCAGCTGAAGCGGCTGTTCACGCGCTTGCCGGAGGTGGCCGTGAGCCCGGCACGTGCCTATGACCAGATGGTGCGCGGTGAGGTGGAGGCGGTGCCGATCGAGGCGTTGTCGGGACGGGTGGCGGCGGTGATGCTGGTACCGTACCCGCCGGGTATTCCGTTGATCATGCCGGGGGAGCGGTTCACCGAGGCGACCCGCTCGATACTCGATTACCTGGCATTCGCCCGGGCGTTCAACCAGGGCTTCCCTGGGTTTGTCGCCGACGTGCATGGCCTGCAGAACGAAAGTGGCCGCTACACGGTGGACTGCATCAAGGAATGCGAATGA
- the dnaQ gene encoding DNA polymerase III subunit epsilon — protein sequence MEQQQDKRFVILDTETTGMPVSEGHRIIEIGCVEVIGRRLTGRHFHVYLQPDRESDEGAINVHGITDAFLVGKPRFGDVAEEFFEFIQGATLVIHNATFDVGFINNEFALLGQQDRADISQHCTILDTLLLARSRHPGQRNSLDALCKRYDIDNSGRELHGALLDSELLADVYLAMTGGQTSLSLAGHGAEAESEGSGAGGSEIRRITGRAPGRVIMASAEELEAHAERLAAIAKSAGGPSMWQALTETPAG from the coding sequence GTGGAGCAGCAGCAAGATAAGCGGTTCGTCATTCTCGATACCGAAACCACGGGTATGCCGGTCAGCGAAGGCCACCGGATCATCGAGATCGGCTGTGTCGAGGTCATCGGCCGGCGCCTGACCGGGCGGCACTTCCACGTATACCTGCAGCCGGACCGCGAGAGTGACGAGGGCGCCATCAACGTCCACGGCATCACCGATGCCTTCCTGGTCGGCAAGCCACGCTTTGGCGATGTCGCCGAGGAGTTCTTCGAGTTCATCCAGGGCGCCACCCTGGTCATCCACAACGCGACGTTCGACGTTGGCTTCATCAACAACGAATTTGCCTTGCTGGGCCAGCAGGACCGCGCGGACATTTCGCAGCACTGCACCATCCTCGACACCCTGCTGCTGGCGCGCTCGCGCCACCCGGGGCAGCGCAACAGCCTGGACGCGCTGTGCAAACGCTACGACATCGACAACTCGGGTCGTGAACTGCACGGCGCATTGCTCGACTCGGAATTGCTGGCTGACGTCTACCTGGCGATGACCGGTGGCCAGACCAGCCTGTCGCTGGCCGGGCACGGGGCCGAAGCCGAGAGTGAAGGGTCGGGTGCTGGTGGCAGCGAGATTCGCCGTATTACCGGGCGGGCGCCCGGGCGGGTGATCATGGCCAGTGCCGAGGAGCTGGAAGCGCATGCCGAGCGCCTGGCGGCCATTGCCAAGTCGGCGGGCGGGCCGTCCATGTGGCAGGCTCTGACCGAGACACCTGCTGGCTGA
- the rnhA gene encoding ribonuclease HI: MSESVEMFTDGACKGNPGPGGWGVLMIYKGVEKELWGGERETTNNRMELMAAIQGLMALKRECEVVLTTDSQYVMKGINEWMVNWKKRGWKTAAKEPVKNADLWQQLDEQVNRHKVTWKWVRGHIGHPGNERADQLANRGVDEVRAQR, encoded by the coding sequence ATGAGCGAAAGCGTCGAGATGTTTACCGATGGTGCCTGCAAGGGCAACCCTGGCCCAGGCGGCTGGGGCGTCCTTATGATCTACAAGGGCGTCGAGAAGGAACTGTGGGGCGGCGAACGCGAAACCACCAACAACCGCATGGAACTGATGGCTGCGATCCAGGGGCTGATGGCGCTGAAGCGCGAATGCGAGGTGGTGCTGACTACCGACTCGCAGTATGTGATGAAAGGCATCAACGAATGGATGGTCAACTGGAAGAAGCGTGGTTGGAAAACCGCGGCCAAGGAACCGGTGAAGAACGCCGACCTTTGGCAGCAGCTGGACGAGCAGGTCAACCGCCACAAGGTGACCTGGAAGTGGGTGCGTGGCCATATCGGCCACCCCGGCAACGAACGCGCCGACCAGCTGGCCAACCGTGGGGTCGATGAGGTGCGCGCGCAGCGTTGA
- a CDS encoding class I SAM-dependent methyltransferase produces the protein MTDQAFAQADPDWVELISLAREWFNGPLGQLMLKEEEKLLEEELGRFFGGYLVHYGPCAEPPPSAPQVQRNVRLGAPLPGVEIVCEEQAWPLSEHAADVVVLQHGLDFCLSPHGLLREAASAVRPGGHLLIVGINPWSSWGMRHFFSHDALRKARCISPSRVGDWLNLLGFALEKRRFGCYRPPLASPAWQQRLAGWERLAGGWQSSGGGVYLLVARKMVVGLRPLRPERREPMGKLLPLPLAKVNRTAVNPDTEKH, from the coding sequence ATGACCGACCAAGCCTTTGCCCAGGCCGACCCGGACTGGGTCGAGCTGATCAGCCTGGCCCGTGAGTGGTTCAATGGCCCACTCGGCCAACTGATGCTCAAGGAGGAGGAAAAACTGCTGGAAGAAGAGCTCGGGCGCTTCTTCGGCGGTTACCTTGTGCACTACGGGCCCTGTGCCGAGCCGCCGCCCAGCGCGCCCCAGGTGCAGCGCAACGTGCGCCTCGGTGCGCCGCTGCCGGGGGTGGAGATTGTCTGCGAGGAGCAGGCCTGGCCGCTGAGCGAGCATGCCGCCGACGTGGTGGTGCTCCAGCATGGCCTGGATTTCTGCCTGTCGCCCCATGGCCTGCTGCGCGAGGCGGCCAGCGCCGTGCGCCCTGGCGGGCACCTGCTGATCGTCGGGATCAACCCGTGGAGCAGTTGGGGCATGCGCCATTTCTTCAGCCACGACGCCCTGCGCAAGGCCCGTTGCATCTCGCCGTCGCGGGTGGGCGACTGGCTCAACCTGCTGGGCTTCGCGCTGGAGAAACGCCGCTTCGGGTGCTATCGTCCGCCGCTTGCCTCCCCGGCCTGGCAGCAACGCCTGGCGGGCTGGGAGCGGTTGGCCGGCGGCTGGCAGAGTTCCGGCGGCGGGGTATACCTGCTGGTGGCGCGCAAGATGGTGGTGGGCCTGCGGCCGTTGCGCCCGGAGCGTCGCGAGCCGATGGGCAAGTTGCTGCCGCTGCCACTGGCCAAGGTCAACCGCACGGCGGTCAACCCGGATACCGAAAAGCACTGA
- the gloB gene encoding hydroxyacylglutathione hydrolase produces the protein MIQIDALPAFSDNYIWLLQDTAKRRCAVVDPGDAGPVERWLSANPEWVLSDILVTHHHNDHVGGVERLRQLTGARVCGPAHERIPCRDLALDEGDQVTVLGVTFQVLAVPGHTLGHIALFSDQPATPLLFCGDTLFAAGCGRMFEGTPEQMQPALARLAALPEQTEVYCAHEYTLSNLRFAKAVEPGNPHVQQRFEDVTRLRADNRITLPSTIGLERLTNPFLRTSETLVKQKADEWKGHSNPTHVAVFAALRSWKDTF, from the coding sequence ATGATACAGATCGATGCTCTCCCCGCTTTCTCCGACAACTACATCTGGTTGTTACAGGATACTGCCAAACGCCGCTGCGCGGTGGTCGATCCGGGTGACGCCGGCCCGGTGGAACGCTGGCTGTCAGCCAACCCCGAGTGGGTACTGAGCGACATCCTGGTCACCCACCACCACAACGACCACGTCGGCGGGGTGGAACGGCTCCGGCAACTGACCGGCGCGCGGGTCTGCGGCCCGGCCCACGAGCGCATCCCCTGCCGTGACCTGGCGCTGGACGAAGGCGACCAGGTGACGGTGCTGGGCGTGACTTTCCAGGTGCTGGCCGTGCCCGGCCATACCCTGGGGCATATCGCCTTGTTCAGCGACCAGCCGGCAACGCCACTGCTGTTCTGCGGCGATACCCTGTTCGCCGCCGGTTGCGGGCGCATGTTCGAGGGCACCCCTGAACAGATGCAGCCCGCCCTCGCCCGCCTGGCGGCCCTGCCAGAGCAGACCGAGGTGTATTGCGCCCACGAATACACCTTGAGCAACCTGCGTTTCGCCAAGGCGGTGGAGCCCGGAAACCCGCATGTTCAGCAGCGGTTCGAAGACGTTACCCGTTTGCGCGCCGACAATCGCATCACCTTACCATCAACGATTGGCCTGGAACGCCTGACCAACCCCTTCCTGCGCACCTCTGAAACATTAGTTAAACAAAAAGCAGACGAATGGAAGGGGCATTCAAACCCCACGCATGTCGCTGTTTTTGCTGCCTTGAGGTCTTGGAAGGACACCTTCTGA